One Prodigiosinella aquatilis DNA window includes the following coding sequences:
- the murC gene encoding UDP-N-acetylmuramate--L-alanine ligase: MNTQQLAKLRSIVPEMHRVRHIHFVGIGGAGMGGIAEVLANEGYQISGSDLAPNAVTQQLSELGAQIYFHHRPENVSDASVVVVSSAISADNPEIIAAHEARIPVIRRAEMLAELMRFRHGIAIAGTHGKTTTTALVTSIYAEAGLDPTFVNGGLVKAAGAHARLGSSRYLIAEADESDASFLHLQPMAAIVTNIEADHMDTYQGNFETLKQTFINFLHNLPFYGHAVMCLDDPVIRELLPRVGRYITTYGFSDDADVRIASYRQVGAQGHFTLARQGKPLLDVTLNAPGRHNALNAAAAVAVASEEGIDDDAILRALARFQGTGRRFDFLGEFPLALVNGKSGSAMLVDDYGHHPTEVDATIKAARAGWPDKRLVMIFQPHRYTRTRDLYDDFAHVLSQVDVLLMLDVYPAGESPIPGADSRSLCRTIRGRGRIDPILVPDVDVLPELLSHALQGEDLVLVQGAGNIGKLARKLAESQLRPQINE; this comes from the coding sequence GTGAATACACAACAACTGGCGAAACTGCGTTCAATCGTGCCCGAGATGCATCGTGTCCGGCACATCCACTTTGTTGGCATCGGTGGTGCTGGCATGGGTGGTATCGCCGAAGTATTGGCTAATGAAGGGTACCAAATTAGTGGTTCTGATCTGGCACCGAATGCCGTTACTCAACAGTTGAGTGAGTTGGGCGCTCAAATTTATTTCCATCATCGTCCGGAAAATGTGAGCGATGCGAGTGTGGTAGTGGTGTCCAGTGCTATTTCGGCGGACAACCCGGAAATTATCGCAGCTCATGAAGCTCGTATTCCGGTGATTCGTCGGGCTGAAATGCTGGCGGAGTTGATGCGCTTTCGCCACGGTATTGCCATCGCGGGGACGCATGGTAAAACCACCACCACCGCGTTGGTTACCAGTATTTATGCAGAAGCAGGGCTGGATCCTACGTTTGTCAACGGTGGATTGGTGAAAGCGGCGGGTGCTCATGCGCGCCTGGGATCCAGTCGTTACCTGATTGCCGAAGCTGATGAGAGTGATGCCTCATTTTTACACTTGCAGCCAATGGCCGCCATTGTGACGAATATTGAAGCAGACCACATGGACACTTATCAGGGTAATTTTGAGACGCTTAAACAGACGTTTATCAATTTCCTGCATAACCTGCCTTTCTATGGGCATGCCGTGATGTGTTTGGACGACCCGGTTATCCGTGAACTGTTACCGCGGGTGGGGCGCTACATTACTACTTATGGTTTCAGTGATGATGCCGATGTGCGTATCGCCAGTTATCGTCAGGTTGGTGCGCAGGGACATTTTACGCTAGCCCGTCAGGGTAAGCCGTTGCTGGATGTGACGCTGAATGCGCCAGGACGTCACAATGCGCTGAATGCGGCGGCAGCGGTGGCGGTGGCCTCTGAAGAGGGTATCGATGATGACGCGATTTTGCGGGCGCTGGCTCGCTTTCAGGGAACGGGACGCCGGTTCGATTTTCTTGGCGAATTCCCGTTGGCGTTGGTCAACGGTAAAAGTGGTTCGGCCATGTTGGTCGATGATTACGGCCATCACCCAACGGAAGTGGATGCCACGATTAAAGCTGCGCGCGCGGGTTGGCCGGACAAACGGTTGGTGATGATTTTTCAACCACATCGCTACACGCGTACCCGTGATTTGTACGATGATTTTGCCCATGTGCTTTCTCAGGTCGATGTTTTGTTGATGTTGGATGTTTACCCCGCAGGTGAGTCACCGATCCCGGGGGCCGATAGCCGTTCGCTATGCCGTACGATTCGTGGTCGAGGCAGGATTGATCCTATTTTGGTTCCTGATGTGGATGTATTGCCAGAATTATTGTCACATGCGCTGCAGGGTGAGGATTTGGTCTTGGTTCAGGGGGCCGGAAATATCGGCAAGTTGGCACGTAAGCTGGCTGAATCTCAATTACGACCACAAATTAATGAGTGA
- the ftsZ gene encoding cell division protein FtsZ codes for MFEPMELTNDAVIKVIGVGGGGGNAVEHMVRERIEGVEFFAVNTDAQALRKTAVGQTIQIGSGITKGLGAGANPEVGRNSAEEDREALRTALEGADMVFIAAGMGGGTGTGAAPVVAEVAKDLGILTVAVVTKPFNFEGKKRMAFAEQGIAELSKHVDSLITIPNDKLLKVLGRGISLLDAFGAANDVLKGAVQGIAELITRPGLMNVDFADVRTVMSEMGYAMMGSGVARGEDRAEEAAEMAISSPLLEDIDLSGARGVLVNITAGFDLRLDEFETVGNTIRAFASDNATVVIGTSLDPDMNDELRVTVVATGIGMDKRPEITLVTNKQSSQPVMDHRYQQHGMTPLTQEKPAAKVVNDPNTQTNKEPDYLDIPAFLRKQAD; via the coding sequence ATGTTTGAACCTATGGAATTAACCAATGACGCGGTGATTAAAGTCATCGGCGTTGGTGGCGGTGGCGGTAACGCTGTCGAACACATGGTGCGTGAACGCATTGAAGGTGTTGAATTCTTTGCGGTAAACACCGATGCACAGGCACTGCGCAAAACCGCGGTAGGTCAGACCATTCAGATCGGTAGTGGTATTACCAAAGGTCTGGGGGCTGGCGCAAACCCGGAAGTGGGACGCAATTCAGCAGAAGAAGATCGTGAAGCACTGCGCACTGCGCTGGAAGGTGCGGATATGGTATTCATCGCTGCTGGCATGGGGGGGGGAACGGGTACTGGTGCCGCTCCTGTCGTGGCCGAAGTGGCAAAAGATTTGGGCATTCTTACGGTTGCGGTGGTTACCAAACCGTTTAATTTTGAAGGTAAAAAGCGGATGGCTTTTGCCGAGCAAGGGATTGCAGAGTTGTCCAAACATGTGGACTCTTTGATTACGATTCCAAATGACAAATTGTTGAAAGTGCTGGGGCGTGGTATTTCGCTGCTGGACGCTTTTGGTGCGGCAAACGACGTATTGAAAGGCGCGGTACAGGGGATCGCTGAGCTGATTACTCGTCCGGGTTTGATGAATGTGGACTTTGCAGACGTGCGTACCGTGATGTCTGAAATGGGTTATGCCATGATGGGGTCAGGTGTCGCTCGTGGTGAAGATCGTGCTGAAGAAGCGGCTGAGATGGCAATTTCCAGTCCGTTGCTGGAGGATATTGATCTGTCTGGCGCGCGTGGTGTGCTGGTTAACATCACTGCCGGTTTCGATCTGCGTCTGGATGAATTTGAAACTGTTGGTAATACCATTCGCGCATTTGCATCTGACAATGCAACTGTGGTTATCGGTACATCGTTGGATCCAGATATGAACGATGAACTGCGTGTAACGGTTGTTGCTACCGGTATCGGTATGGATAAGCGTCCAGAAATCACGTTGGTTACGAATAAACAAAGCAGTCAACCTGTCATGGATCACCGTTACCAGCAACATGGCATGACACCGTTGACGCAGGAGAAACCAGCCGCGAAAGTGGTGAATGATCCGAATACTCAGACTAATAAAGAGCCTGATTATCTGGATATTCCCGCCTTCTTGCGTAAGCAGGCTGATTAA
- the lpxC gene encoding UDP-3-O-acyl-N-acetylglucosamine deacetylase: protein MIKQRTLKRIVQATGVGLHTGKKVTLTMRPAPANTGVIYRRTDLNPPVDFPADAKSVRDTMLCTCLVNEHDVRISTVEHLNAALAGLGIDNIVIDVDAPEIPIMDGSASPFVYLLLDAGIEELNCAKKFVRIKQPVRVEDGDKWAELTPFNGFSLDFTIDFNHPAIGAGAQRYCLDFSADAFVRQISRARTFGFMRDIEYLQSRGLCLGGSFDCAIVVDDYRVLNEDGLRFDDEFVRHKMLDAIGDLFMCGHNIIGAFTAFKSGHALNNKLLQAVLAKQEAWEYVTFENEAEMPLAFKAPSTVLA from the coding sequence ATGATCAAACAACGAACTTTAAAGCGTATTGTACAGGCGACAGGGGTCGGTTTGCATACCGGCAAGAAAGTCACCTTGACTATGCGCCCTGCACCGGCTAACACCGGGGTCATCTATCGCCGTACTGACTTGAATCCACCGGTTGATTTTCCAGCTGACGCAAAATCAGTGCGTGATACCATGCTTTGTACTTGCTTGGTTAATGAGCATGATGTTCGTATTTCTACAGTAGAACATCTGAATGCCGCTCTCGCTGGCTTGGGCATTGATAACATTGTTATTGATGTTGATGCACCTGAAATTCCAATCATGGATGGCAGCGCCAGTCCATTTGTTTATTTACTGTTGGATGCGGGTATTGAAGAGCTGAACTGTGCTAAAAAGTTCGTTCGTATCAAACAGCCTGTGCGTGTTGAAGACGGTGATAAATGGGCTGAGTTGACACCATTTAATGGTTTTAGCTTGGATTTTACCATCGACTTTAATCACCCAGCGATTGGTGCCGGTGCTCAGCGTTATTGCCTGGATTTTTCCGCCGATGCTTTTGTTCGTCAGATCAGCCGGGCACGCACGTTTGGTTTTATGCGTGATATTGAATATCTGCAGTCTCGAGGGTTGTGCCTGGGCGGCAGTTTCGATTGTGCTATCGTCGTTGATGATTATCGTGTCTTAAATGAAGACGGTTTGCGTTTTGATGATGAATTTGTCCGTCACAAAATGTTAGACGCGATTGGTGATTTGTTTATGTGCGGTCATAACATCATCGGTGCATTCACGGCATTTAAGTCAGGTCACGCGCTTAACAACAAGCTGTTGCAGGCCGTGCTGGCGAAACAGGAAGCATGGGAATATGTCACCTTTGAAAACGAGGCTGAAATGCCTTTGGCTTTCAAAGCACCTTCTACTGTGTTGGCCTGA
- a CDS encoding D-alanine--D-alanine ligase — protein sequence MTEKVAVLLGGISAEREVSLLSGQAVLSGLKEAGIDAYAVDIRDFPVIHLKDEGFTKAFIALHGRGGEDGTLQGVLEFLQLPYTGSGVMASALTMDKRRTKLVWQASGLPVSPYVVLNRQQFLQMDSNHLIQQVAHLDMPLIVKPSREGSSVGMSKVEQADALHSALEAAFHHDDEVLVEKCLSGPEFTVGILGDEVLPSIRIQATGTFYDYEAKYLSDETQYFCPSGLSDEQEHYLASLAMDAYQALGCSGWGRVDVMMDSDGAFYLLEVNTSPGMTSHSLVPMAAKQRGFTFSQLVARILELAG from the coding sequence ATGACGGAGAAAGTTGCTGTACTGCTTGGTGGAATCTCCGCTGAACGCGAAGTCTCTTTGCTGTCCGGGCAGGCAGTTCTGTCCGGTCTGAAAGAGGCTGGTATTGATGCCTATGCTGTGGATATCCGTGATTTCCCGGTCATTCATTTAAAGGACGAGGGATTTACCAAAGCCTTTATCGCGCTCCATGGGCGCGGTGGTGAAGACGGTACTTTGCAAGGCGTACTGGAATTTTTACAACTGCCCTACACTGGCAGTGGTGTTATGGCCTCGGCACTTACGATGGATAAGCGCCGTACCAAACTGGTTTGGCAGGCATCAGGTTTGCCTGTTTCACCTTATGTGGTCTTGAACCGTCAGCAGTTCCTGCAAATGGATTCGAACCATTTGATACAACAGGTGGCACATTTGGATATGCCGCTGATCGTGAAGCCCAGCCGTGAAGGTTCCAGCGTTGGTATGAGTAAGGTTGAACAGGCTGATGCGTTGCACTCAGCACTGGAAGCGGCCTTTCACCATGATGATGAGGTACTGGTCGAGAAGTGTCTTAGCGGACCGGAATTCACGGTTGGCATTCTGGGCGATGAGGTACTGCCTTCTATACGGATTCAGGCAACAGGCACGTTCTATGACTACGAGGCAAAGTACCTGTCGGATGAGACACAGTATTTCTGCCCGAGTGGCCTGTCTGACGAACAAGAGCATTACCTGGCCTCTCTGGCGATGGATGCATACCAGGCACTTGGTTGCAGTGGCTGGGGACGAGTGGATGTGATGATGGACAGCGATGGCGCGTTTTATTTACTGGAAGTGAATACGTCGCCGGGAATGACCAGCCATAGTCTGGTGCCTATGGCGGCCAAACAGCGTGGCTTCACGTTCTCTCAATTGGTTGCCAGAATTTTGGAATTGGCTGGTTGA
- the ftsQ gene encoding cell division protein FtsQ gives MSQAALNTRGHEPELNGARRSNGSQLAGIIFLLMVVGTIIWGSWMVLSWMKDASHLPLSRLVVTGERHYTTNDDIRQAILSLGPPGTFMTQDVNVIQQQIERLPWIKQVSVRKQWPDELKIHVVEYVPFARWNDLLMIDSEGNSFSVPAERIGNKKMPMLYGPEGSQKDVLEGYRAVNQILAAGKFTLKTVTMSARHSWKVELDDDVRLELGRDDRTRRLQRFMELYPLLQRQAQSENKRIDYVDLRYDSGAAVGWGQAFIDQKQDIDQHKNGNQQPNQAQAKEQ, from the coding sequence ATGTCGCAGGCGGCGCTGAACACGCGTGGACATGAGCCAGAATTAAACGGTGCGCGCCGTAGTAATGGTAGTCAACTGGCTGGAATTATTTTCCTGTTGATGGTGGTGGGTACGATTATCTGGGGCAGTTGGATGGTATTGAGCTGGATGAAGGATGCCAGCCATCTGCCATTATCCAGACTGGTGGTGACCGGTGAACGACATTACACCACCAATGATGATATTCGGCAGGCGATTTTATCATTGGGACCGCCAGGCACATTCATGACTCAGGATGTGAATGTTATTCAGCAGCAGATTGAACGTTTGCCTTGGATTAAACAGGTTAGTGTTCGTAAGCAGTGGCCCGATGAATTGAAAATTCATGTGGTTGAATATGTTCCTTTCGCGCGTTGGAATGACCTGCTTATGATTGATAGCGAAGGAAATTCTTTCAGCGTGCCAGCAGAACGTATCGGCAACAAAAAAATGCCGATGCTGTATGGACCGGAAGGCAGTCAGAAAGATGTACTTGAAGGATATCGAGCCGTGAACCAGATATTGGCGGCCGGAAAATTTACGTTGAAAACGGTGACGATGAGTGCACGGCATTCATGGAAAGTGGAACTGGATGATGATGTCCGTCTGGAATTAGGGCGAGATGATAGAACCCGTCGTCTACAACGTTTTATGGAGCTTTATCCGCTGTTACAACGGCAGGCTCAGAGTGAAAATAAGCGTATAGATTATGTGGATTTGCGTTATGACTCTGGTGCAGCAGTAGGTTGGGGTCAGGCGTTTATTGATCAGAAACAAGACATTGATCAGCACAAGAACGGTAATCAGCAACCAAATCAAGCACAGGCTAAAGAGCAATGA
- the secM gene encoding secA translation cis-regulator SecM produces MIGILNRWRQFGRRYFWPHLLLGMVAASLGLPNSLGESQNPSSLSNSSSAISRQNSVSFDFTDLVALKDSHRRSSFSVDYWHRHAIRTVIRHLSFALTIPQSSNFVPSESASTVHHQVLLETLNALLTHEVKPLTLSVAAEYHFPLPSVIHQPGLWLAQTQGIRAGPCA; encoded by the coding sequence GTGATTGGTATTCTAAATCGTTGGCGACAATTTGGTAGGCGTTATTTCTGGCCGCATCTTCTGTTGGGGATGGTCGCGGCGAGTCTTGGTTTGCCTAACAGTCTGGGAGAATCGCAGAATCCGTCGTCACTATCAAATTCCTCTTCGGCAATAAGCCGCCAGAATTCGGTTTCTTTTGATTTTACTGACCTGGTGGCGTTGAAGGATTCACACCGCCGTTCATCGTTTAGCGTTGATTACTGGCATCGGCATGCCATACGCACGGTGATTCGCCATTTGTCTTTTGCACTAACTATTCCTCAGTCAAGTAATTTTGTACCGTCTGAATCTGCGTCTACTGTACACCATCAGGTATTACTTGAAACACTGAATGCACTGTTGACACATGAAGTTAAACCGCTAACGTTGTCTGTTGCGGCGGAATATCATTTTCCTCTCCCTTCTGTTATTCATCAGCCCGGACTCTGGTTGGCTCAGACTCAGGGTATTCGAGCAGGTCCTTGTGCGTAA
- a CDS encoding DciA family protein, which produces MRDSRPHSLEYLFDSASDAKNSPLRDIQQRAIALLKLNRAVSALLPAQLHPWCRVANYRHNLLVLETANASWMMRLRYEQPTLLSALRAQILPSLAAIDIRINPEMAAKAYENERKEASPHTKGSSTTALRKLSPQSADMLKGLANQSPEGLKRVLERLASLAGESTSKNQS; this is translated from the coding sequence ATGCGTGATAGCCGCCCACATTCATTGGAATATCTTTTCGATAGCGCATCGGATGCGAAAAATAGTCCACTACGGGATATCCAGCAACGCGCTATCGCATTATTAAAACTTAATCGGGCCGTTAGCGCACTATTACCGGCACAACTGCACCCCTGGTGCCGGGTCGCCAATTACCGACACAATCTGTTAGTGCTTGAAACCGCTAATGCCAGTTGGATGATGCGGTTACGTTATGAACAGCCAACGCTACTCTCTGCACTACGTGCACAAATACTACCATCATTAGCTGCGATCGACATCAGGATTAATCCAGAGATGGCCGCAAAAGCGTATGAAAACGAGAGAAAAGAAGCATCACCACACACAAAGGGATCATCTACGACGGCATTAAGAAAACTGAGTCCACAAAGTGCTGATATGTTGAAGGGATTGGCAAATCAAAGTCCAGAGGGATTAAAACGAGTATTAGAACGACTGGCATCGCTGGCCGGAGAGAGTACCAGCAAAAACCAGTCGTAG
- the ftsA gene encoding cell division protein FtsA, which produces MIKSTDRKLVVGLEIGTAKVAALVGEVLPDGMVNIIGVGSCPSRGMDKGGVNDLESVVKCVQRAIDQAELMADCQISSVYLALSGKHISCQNEIGMVPISEEEVTPEDVESVVHTAKSVRVRDEHRILHVIPQEYAIDYQEGIKNPVGLSGVRMQAKVHLITCHNDMAKNIVKAVERCGLKVDQLIFAGLASSYAVLTEDERELGVCVVDIGGGTMDMAVYTGGALRHTKVIPYAGNVVTSDIAYAFGTPPTDAEAIKVRYGCALGAVVSKDESVEVPSVGGRPPRSLQRQTLAEVIEPRYTELLNLVNDELLQLQEQLRQQGVKHHLAAGIVLTGGAAQIDGLAACAQRVFHTQVRIGQPLNITGLTDYAQEPYYSTAVGLLHYGKESHLNGEHEVEKRASVSNWFKRLNSWLRKEF; this is translated from the coding sequence ATGATCAAGTCGACGGACAGAAAACTGGTAGTTGGGCTGGAAATCGGTACAGCTAAGGTGGCTGCACTGGTGGGAGAGGTTCTGCCTGATGGAATGGTCAATATTATCGGGGTGGGGAGTTGCCCATCACGGGGCATGGATAAAGGTGGCGTCAACGATCTTGAATCGGTGGTTAAGTGCGTACAGCGTGCCATCGATCAGGCGGAGTTGATGGCGGATTGCCAGATCTCATCAGTCTATCTGGCATTATCCGGCAAGCATATCAGCTGTCAGAATGAAATCGGCATGGTGCCGATTTCAGAAGAAGAAGTGACGCCGGAAGACGTGGAAAGTGTCGTACATACCGCTAAATCGGTACGTGTACGTGATGAACACCGCATTTTGCATGTTATCCCACAAGAATATGCCATTGATTATCAGGAAGGGATAAAAAATCCAGTGGGATTATCGGGTGTGCGTATGCAGGCAAAAGTGCACTTGATTACCTGCCACAACGATATGGCAAAGAACATTGTCAAAGCCGTGGAGCGTTGTGGTCTTAAGGTCGATCAGCTTATTTTTGCCGGCCTGGCATCCAGTTATGCGGTGTTGACGGAAGATGAACGTGAGCTTGGTGTCTGTGTGGTGGATATTGGTGGTGGCACTATGGATATGGCGGTCTACACCGGTGGGGCATTGCGTCATACCAAGGTAATTCCTTATGCGGGTAACGTAGTGACCAGTGATATTGCCTATGCGTTTGGGACACCGCCAACAGATGCTGAAGCAATTAAAGTGCGCTATGGCTGCGCTCTCGGTGCTGTTGTCAGTAAAGATGAAAGTGTAGAAGTGCCCAGTGTGGGGGGCCGCCCGCCGCGGAGTTTGCAGCGTCAGACACTGGCCGAGGTGATTGAACCGCGTTACACCGAGTTATTGAATCTGGTAAACGATGAACTTTTACAGTTGCAGGAGCAGTTACGTCAGCAAGGCGTAAAACATCATCTGGCTGCCGGAATCGTGCTGACAGGTGGTGCGGCGCAGATTGACGGTCTGGCAGCATGTGCTCAGCGTGTTTTTCATACGCAAGTGCGCATTGGGCAGCCTTTGAATATTACAGGTTTAACGGATTATGCGCAGGAGCCTTACTACTCTACAGCCGTGGGGTTACTGCATTATGGCAAAGAATCTCATCTCAATGGTGAGCATGAAGTTGAAAAACGCGCCTCAGTGAGTAACTGGTTTAAACGCCTGAACAGCTGGCTGAGAAAAGAATTTTAA